A single region of the Pontimicrobium sp. SW4 genome encodes:
- a CDS encoding flavin reductase family protein gives MLSLEPKDISVGKLHSYLLSAIAPRPIAFASTIDADGNPNLSPFSFFNVFSANPPIMIFSPARRVRDNTTKHTLDNVDKVKEVVINVVNFDIVHQMSLSSTEYPENVNEFEKAGLTMLESDLVKPFRVAESPIQFECKVNEVIKLGTEGGAGNLIICEVVKFHIASEVLNDDKSISQEKLDLVARAGGSYYSRANKGFFEIPKPLSTLGIGVDAMPEYVKNSMILTGNDLGMLGNIETLPSNKEIEDFIKDVSERYPNVRGMSHREKHKIAQNYLSYGDVESAWKLLLSENIN, from the coding sequence ATGCTTTCGTTAGAACCAAAGGACATATCAGTAGGGAAATTACATAGTTATTTACTAAGTGCTATAGCACCAAGACCTATTGCGTTTGCTAGTACCATAGATGCTGATGGAAATCCTAATTTATCACCATTTAGTTTCTTTAATGTTTTTAGTGCTAACCCTCCAATCATGATTTTTTCGCCTGCAAGACGTGTTAGAGATAATACCACTAAGCACACCTTAGATAATGTAGATAAGGTAAAAGAAGTGGTTATTAATGTGGTGAATTTTGATATCGTTCATCAAATGTCATTAAGTAGCACAGAGTATCCTGAAAATGTCAACGAATTTGAGAAAGCAGGATTAACTATGTTGGAGTCTGATTTGGTAAAGCCATTTAGAGTAGCCGAATCTCCAATTCAATTTGAGTGTAAGGTTAACGAGGTTATTAAGCTAGGTACAGAAGGAGGTGCAGGAAATTTAATAATTTGTGAAGTGGTAAAGTTTCACATTGCTAGTGAAGTTCTCAATGACGATAAAAGTATTAGCCAAGAAAAATTAGACTTGGTAGCCAGAGCTGGCGGAAGTTATTATAGTAGAGCAAATAAAGGTTTTTTCGAAATTCCTAAACCATTATCAACTTTAGGAATAGGCGTAGATGCCATGCCTGAGTATGTTAAAAATAGTATGATTTTAACTGGAAATGACCTTGGAATGTTAGGGAATATTGAAACTTTGCCAAGTAATAAAGAAATAGAAGATTTTATAAAAGATGTAAGTGAACGTTATCCTAATGTTAGAGGTATGTCGCATAGAGAAAAGCACAAAATTGCACAAAACTATTTAAGTTATGGTGATGTTGAAAGTGCTTGGAAATTATTATTATCAGAAAATATAAATTAG
- the truB gene encoding tRNA pseudouridine(55) synthase TruB, which translates to MKTLEDFKNGQILLIDKPLNWTSFQVVNKLRWHIRKTFDIKKIKVGHAGTLDPLATGLLVICTGKMTKQINEFQAQVKEYTGTITLGSTTPSFDLETDIDKTYPTDHITEQLVDKTTQQFIGDIEQYPPVFSAIKKDGKRLYEFARAGETVEIKPRTINISEFEITRFENTQVDFRVVCSKGTYIRSLANDFGKALQSGGHLTALRRTKIGDFNVDKAFSIENFIESLPSE; encoded by the coding sequence ATGAAAACTTTAGAAGATTTCAAAAACGGTCAAATATTACTAATTGATAAACCTCTAAATTGGACCTCTTTTCAAGTAGTAAATAAGTTACGATGGCATATTAGAAAAACCTTCGATATAAAGAAAATTAAGGTTGGTCACGCAGGCACTTTAGACCCTCTAGCCACAGGATTATTAGTGATTTGTACTGGAAAAATGACTAAACAAATCAATGAATTTCAAGCGCAAGTAAAAGAATATACTGGAACCATAACCCTAGGAAGTACCACGCCATCGTTTGATTTGGAGACTGATATTGACAAAACATATCCAACTGATCATATTACCGAGCAACTAGTTGATAAAACAACCCAACAATTTATTGGAGATATCGAGCAATACCCTCCTGTTTTTTCAGCTATAAAAAAAGACGGAAAACGTCTATATGAATTTGCTAGAGCTGGGGAAACTGTAGAAATTAAACCAAGAACTATCAATATTTCAGAATTTGAAATCACAAGATTTGAAAATACTCAGGTGGATTTTAGAGTGGTATGTAGCAAAGGCACATACATTCGTTCACTTGCTAACGATTTTGGAAAAGCATTACAATCTGGAGGGCACTTAACAGCTTTGAGGCGTACCAAAATTGGTGATTTTAATGTTGATAAAGCATTTTCTATCGAAAATTTTATAGAAAGTTTGCCTTCGGAATAA
- a CDS encoding thioredoxin family protein produces MMNNHIIEESIAKGISYVAYRNLVENLVSENDTTGDNKTEALIEYTKLNDRRMTRWDKTLKIPLDVEKKIKSIDSKVTWLVITESWCGDAAHVMPVINKVAELNKNINFKVVLRDENDALMNLFLTNGSKSIPKLVMLDDATNDVVSTYGPRPTVATKLVNDYKKEHGVLTPEFKQDLQVWYNKDKGQSTLEDLTQLLCELQPSFCL; encoded by the coding sequence ATGATGAATAACCATATAATTGAAGAAAGTATAGCTAAAGGGATTTCTTATGTAGCATATAGAAATCTTGTTGAAAATTTAGTAAGTGAAAACGATACAACTGGAGATAACAAAACTGAAGCTTTAATAGAATATACCAAACTTAATGATAGACGAATGACGAGATGGGATAAAACACTAAAAATTCCATTAGATGTTGAAAAAAAAATTAAATCTATCGACTCGAAAGTAACTTGGTTGGTTATTACCGAAAGTTGGTGTGGAGACGCAGCACATGTGATGCCAGTAATAAACAAAGTCGCAGAATTGAATAAAAATATCAATTTTAAGGTGGTTTTAAGAGATGAAAATGATGCTTTAATGAATTTGTTTTTAACCAATGGAAGTAAATCTATCCCTAAACTAGTAATGCTTGATGATGCTACTAACGATGTTGTTTCAACGTATGGCCCAAGACCAACTGTAGCAACAAAATTGGTAAATGATTACAAAAAGGAACATGGTGTGTTAACACCTGAGTTTAAACAAGATTTACAAGTTTGGTATAATAAGGATAAAGGACAGAGTACTTTAGAAGACCTCACACAATTACTTTGCGAGTTACAACCTAGTTTTTGCCTCTAA
- a CDS encoding DNA-3-methyladenine glycosylase I, translating into MIKHKCGWCVGDDLYEQYHDTEWGVPVYDDATLFEFLILETFQAGLSWITVLRKRENFRKAFDNFDYKKIAKYNQKKVDALLQDAGIIRNKLKVNATISNAIAFMKIQEEFGSFSDYIWQFTNGKPIKNTIANYKDAPANTELSNTISKDLKKRGFKFVGTTVVYAHMQATGMVNDHEVSCFRYNEV; encoded by the coding sequence ATGATAAAGCACAAATGTGGTTGGTGTGTTGGAGATGATTTATACGAACAGTATCACGACACAGAATGGGGCGTTCCTGTTTACGATGATGCAACCTTGTTTGAGTTTTTAATTCTTGAAACGTTTCAAGCTGGATTAAGCTGGATTACTGTTTTACGAAAAAGGGAAAACTTTAGAAAAGCATTTGATAATTTTGACTATAAAAAAATTGCGAAGTACAATCAGAAAAAAGTTGATGCTTTATTGCAAGATGCTGGAATAATCAGGAATAAGCTAAAAGTAAATGCTACTATAAGCAATGCAATCGCATTTATGAAAATTCAGGAAGAATTTGGAAGTTTTAGTGATTATATATGGCAATTCACAAATGGAAAACCAATAAAAAATACTATTGCCAATTATAAAGATGCTCCTGCAAATACCGAATTAAGCAATACAATTAGTAAAGATTTAAAAAAGAGAGGGTTTAAGTTTGTTGGCACAACCGTTGTATATGCACATATGCAAGCTACAGGAATGGTTAACGACCATGAAGTATCCTGTTTTAGATATAATGAAGTTTAA
- the ppk2 gene encoding polyphosphate kinase 2, with amino-acid sequence MTENLTDKDLKLLSSKKGIKQFLKEENFTIPKILRYVKYENKLKQLQEELIKLQKWVGENDEKVVILFEGRDAAGKGGAIRRTTEHLNPREFKVVALPKPTEDEKSQWYFQRYINHLPKKGKIVFFDRSWYNRAVVEPVNNFCTQEEYQRFMNQVNEFERMLIESGIRLIKFYFSISKEEQAERFEDIKTSPLKKWKFSAVDAKAIELWDNYTEYKTKMFEKTNTELSPWIIIKANRKIRARVEAIQKILEVIPYDSKDLEVIKPINF; translated from the coding sequence ATGACAGAAAATTTAACAGATAAAGATTTAAAGCTCTTAAGTTCAAAAAAAGGGATTAAGCAATTCCTAAAAGAGGAAAATTTTACGATTCCTAAAATACTTCGTTATGTGAAGTATGAAAACAAGTTAAAACAACTTCAAGAAGAACTCATAAAACTTCAAAAATGGGTTGGAGAAAATGATGAAAAAGTAGTAATTCTATTTGAAGGTCGAGATGCAGCTGGAAAAGGTGGAGCTATTAGAAGAACAACAGAACATCTTAACCCTAGAGAGTTTAAAGTGGTAGCTTTACCTAAACCAACCGAAGACGAAAAGAGCCAATGGTACTTTCAGCGTTATATAAACCATTTACCTAAAAAAGGAAAAATTGTATTTTTTGATAGAAGTTGGTACAATCGTGCTGTGGTAGAACCAGTTAATAATTTTTGTACACAAGAAGAATATCAACGATTTATGAATCAGGTAAATGAGTTTGAGCGAATGCTTATTGAGTCAGGAATTCGACTTATAAAATTCTATTTTTCAATTTCAAAAGAAGAACAAGCTGAACGTTTCGAGGATATTAAAACAAGTCCATTAAAAAAATGGAAGTTTAGTGCTGTTGATGCTAAAGCTATAGAACTTTGGGACAATTATACAGAGTATAAAACAAAAATGTTTGAAAAAACAAATACTGAATTATCACCTTGGATTATTATTAAAGCAAACAGAAAGATTAGAGCAAGAGTTGAAGCTATTCAAAAAATATTAGAAGTAATTCCTTACGATTCTAAAGATTTAGAAGTAATTAAGCCTATAAATTTTTAA
- a CDS encoding DUF3127 domain-containing protein: protein MEVQGKIKVIGETQTFGTNGFRKREVVVTTEEQYPQHIMIEFVQDKTELLDAYQAGQQVKININLRGREWVNPQGETKYFNSIQGWRIENVQQEASNGNVSPVPPTEAFEPVDSLNEDEHDDLPF from the coding sequence ATGGAAGTACAAGGAAAAATTAAAGTAATTGGAGAAACTCAAACGTTTGGAACAAATGGGTTTAGAAAGAGAGAAGTAGTTGTCACTACAGAAGAGCAATATCCACAACACATAATGATAGAGTTTGTTCAAGATAAAACAGAATTATTAGATGCTTATCAAGCTGGACAGCAAGTTAAAATTAACATCAATCTTAGAGGTAGAGAATGGGTGAATCCACAAGGAGAAACAAAATATTTTAATTCAATTCAAGGTTGGAGAATAGAAAATGTACAACAAGAAGCTTCAAATGGAAATGTATCACCAGTACCACCAACAGAAGCTTTTGAACCTGTTGATAGTTTAAATGAAGATGAACACGACGATCTTCCTTTTTAA
- the ppk2 gene encoding polyphosphate kinase 2, which produces MLTREDFNQYEDKEKFLDILKNKIDKNILDEIVEKAQYEKELLQLQAELVNLQRWVAKHKKRVCVIFEGRDAAGKGGAIRRFTEHLNPRSNRVVALTKPTEVEKGQWYFRRYIKELPEPGEIVFFDRSWYNRAVVEPVMGFCTDREYEKFMVQVTEFEHMLYEDGVDIIKFWFSITKDEQARRFEARLKNPLKRWKFSPVDKEGQVRWDDYTFYKKQMFSKTHTTFSPWMLIITNNKRQARLESMRYLLSKFDYEGKRKSGLTMLRDPNVVQRYHRAIK; this is translated from the coding sequence ATGCTTACAAGAGAAGATTTTAATCAGTATGAAGACAAAGAAAAGTTTTTAGATATTCTTAAAAATAAGATAGATAAAAACATTCTAGATGAAATTGTTGAAAAAGCTCAATATGAAAAAGAATTGTTACAACTTCAAGCGGAATTAGTGAATTTACAACGTTGGGTGGCAAAACATAAAAAACGAGTGTGTGTTATTTTTGAAGGGCGTGATGCTGCTGGAAAAGGTGGAGCCATACGTAGATTTACAGAGCACTTAAATCCTCGTTCAAATCGTGTGGTTGCCTTAACCAAACCAACCGAAGTTGAAAAGGGACAGTGGTATTTTAGACGCTATATTAAAGAACTTCCAGAACCAGGTGAGATCGTATTTTTTGATAGAAGTTGGTATAATCGTGCTGTGGTTGAACCTGTTATGGGGTTTTGTACAGATAGAGAGTACGAAAAATTCATGGTTCAAGTTACTGAGTTTGAACACATGTTATACGAAGATGGTGTAGATATTATAAAGTTTTGGTTTTCAATAACCAAAGATGAGCAAGCAAGACGTTTTGAAGCGAGATTGAAAAACCCATTAAAGCGATGGAAATTTAGTCCTGTTGATAAAGAAGGGCAAGTGCGTTGGGATGATTATACATTTTACAAAAAACAAATGTTTAGCAAAACCCATACAACATTTAGCCCTTGGATGTTGATCATTACAAATAATAAAAGACAAGCACGATTAGAAAGTATGCGTTATTTATTATCTAAGTTTGATTATGAAGGGAAACGAAAATCAGGTTTAACAATGTTGAGAGACCCAAATGTGGTGCAACGTTATCATAGAGCTATAAAATAA
- the aat gene encoding leucyl/phenylalanyl-tRNA--protein transferase: MHFLTINSNFPDVSMANEDGLLAIGGDLTVERLIEAYKSGIFPWYETGQPVLWWSPDPRFVLFPNKLKVSKSMRQILKNSNYTVTVNKDFRSVITECAIAKREGQSSTWITNEMIEAYCDLHNLGFAKSVEVWRENKLVAGLYGVDLNGEVFSGESMFTKESNASKVGFITFVNNSNYSLIDCQVHTSHLESLGAEYIARSKYIKSLN; encoded by the coding sequence ATGCACTTTCTTACTATAAATAGCAATTTTCCAGATGTTTCTATGGCAAATGAAGATGGATTGCTAGCAATTGGAGGTGATTTGACAGTTGAACGTTTAATAGAGGCATACAAAAGCGGAATCTTCCCATGGTATGAAACAGGACAACCAGTTTTGTGGTGGTCGCCAGATCCTAGATTTGTGCTTTTTCCTAATAAATTGAAAGTTTCTAAAAGTATGAGGCAAATACTAAAAAACAGTAACTATACAGTAACAGTAAATAAAGATTTTAGAAGCGTAATTACAGAATGTGCAATAGCTAAAAGAGAAGGACAATCTAGCACTTGGATTACTAATGAAATGATTGAGGCTTATTGCGATTTACACAATTTAGGATTTGCAAAATCCGTTGAGGTTTGGCGAGAAAATAAGCTAGTAGCAGGACTTTATGGCGTTGATTTAAATGGGGAAGTATTTAGTGGAGAAAGTATGTTTACTAAAGAAAGTAATGCAAGTAAAGTAGGCTTTATAACATTTGTAAATAACTCAAACTACAGTCTAATAGATTGTCAAGTACATACAAGTCACTTAGAGAGCTTAGGAGCCGAATATATAGCTCGAAGTAAATACATAAAATCACTAAATTGA
- a CDS encoding HAMP domain-containing sensor histidine kinase, with protein MSNRNILRWVIVVASFAIISLILWNTYDFFQKFKAEERVKMGTWSYAQSDFLGNMYDLDADVNPVTSHILTDSTSITNPMMMVTPEGEFRILKNIDTTNISDVNTYLNKLRDRYEKENIPISVNYQETEYGTIVYGNSPLLNKLKYYPLALILIIILFGAVAFFFYKSSKVATQNKLWTGMAKETAHQIGTPLSSLIGWTEILKMENVNPEHIQEIEKDIDRLQTITERFSKIGSIPTLETSNIINETKEAYNYLKTRSSKLVDFELVAPNDSINVNLNRQLYGWTIENLVKNAIDAMKGKGQLKIEVLPNDKYVYIRVSDTGSGIPKARFKKIFEPGFTSKKRGWGLGLSLAKRIVEDYHDGKIKVVSSEIGKGTTIQISLKIISA; from the coding sequence TTGAGTAACAGAAACATTTTACGTTGGGTTATTGTAGTAGCATCTTTTGCTATTATTTCTTTAATTCTTTGGAATACATACGATTTTTTTCAAAAATTTAAAGCTGAAGAGCGCGTAAAAATGGGAACTTGGTCCTATGCTCAAAGTGATTTTTTAGGAAACATGTATGACTTAGATGCGGATGTGAATCCTGTGACTTCTCATATTTTAACAGATTCAACTAGCATTACAAATCCAATGATGATGGTTACTCCAGAAGGTGAATTTAGAATTTTAAAAAATATTGACACCACAAATATTAGTGATGTTAATACTTATCTAAATAAATTAAGGGATCGTTATGAAAAAGAAAATATTCCTATTTCTGTTAATTATCAAGAAACCGAATATGGAACTATAGTATATGGAAACTCTCCATTACTAAATAAACTAAAATACTACCCATTAGCTTTAATTCTAATTATCATTTTATTTGGAGCAGTGGCATTTTTCTTTTATAAAAGTTCAAAAGTTGCCACTCAAAACAAGTTATGGACTGGAATGGCAAAAGAAACAGCACATCAAATTGGTACGCCTTTATCATCTTTAATTGGGTGGACAGAGATATTAAAAATGGAAAACGTAAATCCAGAGCATATTCAAGAAATTGAAAAAGATATCGATAGACTTCAAACTATTACAGAACGATTTAGTAAAATTGGGTCTATCCCAACACTAGAAACCTCAAATATTATTAATGAAACCAAAGAGGCTTATAACTACTTAAAAACGCGTTCTTCCAAATTAGTAGATTTCGAGTTAGTTGCTCCAAATGATTCAATTAATGTAAATCTAAACAGGCAGCTTTATGGTTGGACTATAGAAAATTTAGTGAAAAATGCTATAGATGCAATGAAAGGTAAAGGTCAATTAAAAATTGAAGTGTTACCAAATGACAAGTATGTTTACATAAGAGTTTCTGATACTGGAAGTGGAATTCCAAAAGCTCGGTTTAAAAAAATATTCGAACCTGGTTTTACAAGTAAAAAACGTGGTTGGGGTTTAGGCTTATCACTTGCAAAACGTATTGTAGAAGATTACCATGATGGAAAAATAAAAGTGGTGTCTTCTGAAATTGGAAAAGGTACTACGATACAAATTTCGTTAAAAATAATTTCGGCTTAA